One region of Juglans regia cultivar Chandler chromosome 4, Walnut 2.0, whole genome shotgun sequence genomic DNA includes:
- the LOC109022004 gene encoding ras-related protein RABA1f-like, whose translation MGAYRADDDYDYLFKVVLIGDSGVGKSNLLSRFTRNEFSLESKSTIGVEFATRSVRVDDKVVKAQIWDTAGQERYRAITSAYYRGAVGALLVYDVTRHVTFENVERWLKELRDHTDANIVIMLVGNKADLRHLRAVATEDAKGFAERENTFFMETSALESTNVENAFTEVLTQIYRVVSRKALDIGEDPAALPKGQTINVGTKDDVSAVKKVGCCSA comes from the exons ATGGGGGCGTACCGAGCGGACGATGATTACGATTACTTGTTCAAGGTGGTGCTGATCGGGGACTCGGGTGTGGGCAAATCAAACCTGTTGTCGAGGTTTACAAGGAATGAGTTTAGTCTGGAATCCAAGTCCACCATTGGGGTCGAGTTCGCCACGAGAAGTGTTCGGGTCGATGATAAGGTCGTCAAGGCCCAGATTTGGGACACCGCTGGCCAAGAAAG GTATCGAGCAATTACGAGTGCCTATTATCGTGGTGCTGTTGGTGCTTTGCTAGTCTATGATGTTACCCGACATGTTACATTTGAAAATGTGGAGAGATGGCTGAAGGAGCTTCGGGATCACACGGATGCCAACATTGTGATCATGCTTGTGGGAAACAAAGCAGACCTGCGACACCTGCGAGCAGTTGCCACTGAAGATGCCAAGGGTTTTGCTGAACGGGAGAATACCTTTTTCATGGAAACATCTGCCCTTGAGTCCACGAATGTTGAGAACGCCTTCACAGAAGTGCTGACCCAAATTTATCGCGTTGTAAGCAGGAAGGCCCTCGATATTGGGGAAGACCCGGCAGCCTTGCCCAAAGGACAAACGATCAATGTCGGAACCAAGGATGATGTATCAGCAGTGAAGAAAGTTGGATGCTGCTCTGCTTAA
- the LOC109022005 gene encoding uncharacterized protein LOC109022005: protein MTDQHKDPNPPKNSPSSSSSSNRIPGNGTDFSGHKVRYPNPPDASNPDPTTLREQWRFAIKQYSRWYSSAWGTAILAGFSFFALGWIIKGSNPLPSFRDKHPEPSSSSASSSTDDANEARP, encoded by the coding sequence ATGACTGATCAACACAAGGACCCCAATCCGCCCAAAAACTCgccctcttcttcctcttcttctaatAGAATTCCCGGCAACGGCACCGACTTCTCGGGTCACAAGGTCCGATACCCGAACCCCCCGGACGCCTCGAATCCGGACCCCACAACGCTCCGAGAGCAATGGAGGTTCGCTATCAAACAGTACAGCAGGTGGTACTCCAGCGCCTGGGGCACCGCCATTCTCGCTGGCTTCTCTTTCTTCGCCCTCGGTTGGATCATCAAGGGTTCCAATCCCCTCCCTTCTTTCCGCGACAAGCACCCCGAGCCTTCCTCCTCTTCCGCTTCTTCATCTACCGATGATGCAAATGAAGCTCGCCCATGA
- the LOC109022006 gene encoding transcription factor VOZ1-like isoform X1, producing MGKGSKSNCKSASHRLFKDKAKNRVDDLQGMFMDLQFARKESRSVDVAVLEEQVHQMLREWKAELNEPSPASSLQQGGSLGSFSSDICRLLQLCEEEDDATSPLAAPKPEPNDQSVQVRDSVMFLEGFSVNQGQQDHGFPPIGECKNLSPEVRDVAINNLEGSTHLDFHQFDLHQDFEHNFYSGFSGTSLSGEDTVPHVSSYLPSICPPPSAFLGPKCALWDCPRPAQGLDWCQDYCNSYHAALALNEGPPGMGPVLRPGGIGLKDALLFAALGAKAQGKDVGIPECEGAATAKSPWNAPELFDLLVLEGETIREWLFFDKPRRAFESGNRKQRSLPDYSGRGWHESRKQVMNEYGGLKRSYYMDPQPLNHFEWHLYEYEINKCDACALYRLELKLVDGKKNSKGKITNDSVVDLQKQMGRLSAEFPSDDKRSVKWRAKVNTKVGVYPVPNRVTPTNGTFEYGVNAPYDYPVENIGDYYLT from the exons ATGGGGAAGGGTTCGAAGAGCAATTGCAAGTCTGCATCACACAGGCTCTTCAAGGATAAAGCAAAGAACCGGGTCGACGACCTCCAAGGCATGTTCATGGACCTGCAGTTTGCCCGGAAGGAGAGCCGCTCGGTCGACGTTGCTGTTCTTGAAGAGCAAGTCCATCAGATGCTTAGGGAGTGGAAAGCCGAGCTCAACGAGCCCTCTCCAGCTTCATCTCTGCAACAA GGTGGCAGCCTTGGGTCCTTCTCCTCGGATATATGTCGGTTATTGCAGCTTTGTGAGGAGGAAGATGATGCCACTAGTCCATTAGCTGCACCAAAGCCCGAGCCTAATGATCAAAGTGTGCAAGTCAGAGATAGTGTGATGTTTCTAGAG GGATTTAGTGTGAATCAGGGGCAACAGGACCATGGTTTTCCTCCGATTGGTGAATGCAAAAACCTGTCTCCAGAAGTCCGGGATGTGGCAATTAATAACTTGGAAGGGTCTACGCATTTGGACTTCCATCAGTTTGATTTGCATCAAGACTTTGAGCACAACTTCTACTCCGGTTTTAGTGGTACCAGTTTGTCTGGGGAGGATACTGTGCCTCATGTTTCTAGCTATCTCCCAAGCATATGCCCACCACCTTCTGCTTTCTTAGGCCCAAAATGTGCCCTTTGGGATTGCCCAAGGCCTGCTCAAGGCTTGGACTGGTGTCAAGACTATTGCAATAGCTATCACGCAGCTTTAGCATTGAATGAAGGTCCACCTGGCATGGGTCCAGTTCTAAGACCTGGAGGCATTGGCCTGAAGGATGCTCTGCTTTTTGCTGCACTTGGTGCAAAGGCACAGGGAAAAGATGTTGGTATCCCAGAATGCGAGGGAGCTGCAACTGCAAAGTCTCCATGGAATGCACCtg AACTCTTTGATCTTTTAGTTCTGGAAGGTGAAACAATTAGGGAATGGCTCTTTTTTGATAAGCCTCGGAGGGCATTTGAGAGTGGGAACAGAAAGCAGAGGTCTTTGCCAGATTACAGTGGGCGTGGTTGGCATGAGTCAAGGAAGCAGGTGATGAATGAATATGGAGGCCTGAAGAGATCATACTATATGGATCCACAACCACTTAACCATTTTGAGTGGCACCTCTATGAATATGAGATCAATAAGTGTGATGCTTGTGCTTTGTATAGATTGGAACTGAAGCTTGTTGATGGGAAGAAGAATTCCAAGGGGAAAATAACCAATGATTCAGTTGTTGATCTGCAGAAGCAGATGGGAAGGCTCTCTGCTGAGTTTCCATCTGATGATAAGCGCTCTGTGAAGTGGAGGGCCAAAGTTAATACAAAGGTTGGTGTGTACCCTGTTCCAAATCGAGTGACACCAACAAATGGAACATTTGAGTACGGGGTAAATGCACCATATGATTATCCTGTCGAGAATATAGGTGACTATTACCTGACGTAG
- the LOC109022006 gene encoding transcription factor VOZ1-like isoform X2: MFKFCIDTYIICGGSLGSFSSDICRLLQLCEEEDDATSPLAAPKPEPNDQSVQVRDSVMFLEGFSVNQGQQDHGFPPIGECKNLSPEVRDVAINNLEGSTHLDFHQFDLHQDFEHNFYSGFSGTSLSGEDTVPHVSSYLPSICPPPSAFLGPKCALWDCPRPAQGLDWCQDYCNSYHAALALNEGPPGMGPVLRPGGIGLKDALLFAALGAKAQGKDVGIPECEGAATAKSPWNAPELFDLLVLEGETIREWLFFDKPRRAFESGNRKQRSLPDYSGRGWHESRKQVMNEYGGLKRSYYMDPQPLNHFEWHLYEYEINKCDACALYRLELKLVDGKKNSKGKITNDSVVDLQKQMGRLSAEFPSDDKRSVKWRAKVNTKVGVYPVPNRVTPTNGTFEYGVNAPYDYPVENIGDYYLT; the protein is encoded by the exons ATGTTTAAATTCTGTATAGATACCTATATCATATGT GGTGGCAGCCTTGGGTCCTTCTCCTCGGATATATGTCGGTTATTGCAGCTTTGTGAGGAGGAAGATGATGCCACTAGTCCATTAGCTGCACCAAAGCCCGAGCCTAATGATCAAAGTGTGCAAGTCAGAGATAGTGTGATGTTTCTAGAG GGATTTAGTGTGAATCAGGGGCAACAGGACCATGGTTTTCCTCCGATTGGTGAATGCAAAAACCTGTCTCCAGAAGTCCGGGATGTGGCAATTAATAACTTGGAAGGGTCTACGCATTTGGACTTCCATCAGTTTGATTTGCATCAAGACTTTGAGCACAACTTCTACTCCGGTTTTAGTGGTACCAGTTTGTCTGGGGAGGATACTGTGCCTCATGTTTCTAGCTATCTCCCAAGCATATGCCCACCACCTTCTGCTTTCTTAGGCCCAAAATGTGCCCTTTGGGATTGCCCAAGGCCTGCTCAAGGCTTGGACTGGTGTCAAGACTATTGCAATAGCTATCACGCAGCTTTAGCATTGAATGAAGGTCCACCTGGCATGGGTCCAGTTCTAAGACCTGGAGGCATTGGCCTGAAGGATGCTCTGCTTTTTGCTGCACTTGGTGCAAAGGCACAGGGAAAAGATGTTGGTATCCCAGAATGCGAGGGAGCTGCAACTGCAAAGTCTCCATGGAATGCACCtg AACTCTTTGATCTTTTAGTTCTGGAAGGTGAAACAATTAGGGAATGGCTCTTTTTTGATAAGCCTCGGAGGGCATTTGAGAGTGGGAACAGAAAGCAGAGGTCTTTGCCAGATTACAGTGGGCGTGGTTGGCATGAGTCAAGGAAGCAGGTGATGAATGAATATGGAGGCCTGAAGAGATCATACTATATGGATCCACAACCACTTAACCATTTTGAGTGGCACCTCTATGAATATGAGATCAATAAGTGTGATGCTTGTGCTTTGTATAGATTGGAACTGAAGCTTGTTGATGGGAAGAAGAATTCCAAGGGGAAAATAACCAATGATTCAGTTGTTGATCTGCAGAAGCAGATGGGAAGGCTCTCTGCTGAGTTTCCATCTGATGATAAGCGCTCTGTGAAGTGGAGGGCCAAAGTTAATACAAAGGTTGGTGTGTACCCTGTTCCAAATCGAGTGACACCAACAAATGGAACATTTGAGTACGGGGTAAATGCACCATATGATTATCCTGTCGAGAATATAGGTGACTATTACCTGACGTAG